The Candidatus Binatus sp. DNA segment TGCGCTAGCGTCCTGACGGTTGTCACAAGGTCCCAAGGGTCATAGAATCAGATAATCATGAAATCTGACATTTCGGCGACGGATGCCGCACGCCGCTTCTCCGAATTGCTGAACCGGGTGCGCTATCGAAACGAAAGTTTCGTGGTGAAGCGCGGAGGCGAGCCGGTCTGCGAAATAGTTCCAGCGCGGCCCGCGACGATCAGCGGGCGTGAACTGGTCGAATTGTTGCGGACTCTTCCGCATCCTGACCGCGAATACGGGAAGGTCGTCGAAAAACTGATCCGCAATCAGCCGCCATTTGAGAAGTCGCGTTGGCCACGTTGATCGACTCCAGCGTTTTCATCGACGCCGAGCGCGGAAACCTGAGTTTCGAAGATATGCTTGCGCAGTTAGCGGATGAAGAGGTCGCACTTTCCGCGGTTACCGCGTCTGAACTGCTGTACGGGTGGCATCAGGCTCGTAATGCAGCGCAGCGAACACGTCGTAGCGCCTACGTTGAAGGTTTGCTCGCGCGACTACCGACGGTGCCCTTCGACCTGACCATCGCGCGCGTGCATTCTGCGCTTACGGCCGGACTGGATCGCACCCGCAGGAGAGTTGGCGCCCACGACGCGATGATCGCCGCAAC contains these protein-coding regions:
- a CDS encoding type II toxin-antitoxin system Phd/YefM family antitoxin — translated: MKSDISATDAARRFSELLNRVRYRNESFVVKRGGEPVCEIVPARPATISGRELVELLRTLPHPDREYGKVVEKLIRNQPPFEKSRWPR
- a CDS encoding PIN domain-containing protein, with the protein product MATLIDSSVFIDAERGNLSFEDMLAQLADEEVALSAVTASELLYGWHQARNAAQRTRRSAYVEGLLARLPTVPFDLTIARVHSALTAGLDRTRRRVGAHDAMIAATALALDYRVATRDLRSFPRIPGLKTLLL